The candidate division KSB1 bacterium genome window below encodes:
- a CDS encoding lysine--tRNA ligase, giving the protein SLRGQGAIIFLNFSDGTATFQALLKKGEVEKEHFTLFNETIDIGDFIEFKGSLFLTKRKERIINLICQ; this is encoded by the coding sequence GTCACTTCGAGGTCAGGGGGCGATTATATTTCTCAATTTCTCTGATGGAACTGCCACGTTTCAGGCGTTATTAAAAAAGGGGGAAGTGGAAAAAGAACACTTTACATTATTTAATGAAACTATTGATATAGGAGATTTTATTGAATTCAAGGGTTCATTATTTTTAACAAAAAGAAAAGAAAGGATTATCAATTTAATATGTCAATAA
- a CDS encoding ABC transporter ATP-binding protein, with translation MSINVIEISLLVKKYDNVNALNGISLNISEGTIFGFIGPNGAGKTTLIKILSSLILPSSGKALVNGFNVVTDNKSVRRSIGLVVSDERSFYWRLTGKQNLRFFATLNNLSKVTYETRIESVLGLLDLHKEANKPFKNYSTGTRQKFAIARGLLTNPKILIMDEPTRSLDRSTSQDLKKLIKEKIVGEEKNTVLLTTHNIYEAEELADRVGIIHQGEIKTIGALQQIRNTINLEKIYKISVENSDTQFKHIIESANFKDSVSFHNVENGIWAIQIKNGKVGISDIISQIVSFNGRILECTHQKPDLSKIYDRIVQ, from the coding sequence ATGTCAATAAATGTTATAGAAATATCTTTGTTAGTAAAAAAATATGATAATGTTAATGCACTGAACGGAATATCACTTAATATTTCAGAAGGAACTATATTTGGGTTTATTGGACCAAATGGTGCAGGAAAAACTACACTGATCAAAATTCTAAGCAGCCTCATCTTACCGTCATCCGGAAAGGCACTTGTAAACGGATTTAATGTTGTTACAGACAATAAATCGGTTCGCAGATCCATTGGTCTTGTGGTTAGTGACGAACGCAGTTTTTACTGGAGATTAACCGGCAAACAAAATCTTAGGTTTTTTGCCACTTTAAACAACTTATCAAAAGTGACTTATGAAACCAGAATCGAATCAGTTCTCGGGTTATTAGATTTGCATAAAGAAGCTAATAAACCTTTTAAGAATTACTCTACTGGCACGCGGCAAAAGTTTGCAATTGCAAGAGGTTTGCTTACAAATCCAAAGATATTAATCATGGATGAACCCACCCGCAGTTTGGATCGGTCTACTTCGCAAGATTTAAAAAAATTAATCAAAGAAAAAATTGTCGGGGAAGAAAAAAATACAGTGCTGTTAACGACTCACAACATTTATGAAGCTGAAGAACTTGCTGATCGAGTCGGAATTATTCACCAAGGTGAGATCAAAACAATCGGAGCCTTACAGCAAATCCGTAATACGATTAACTTAGAAAAAATATACAAGATTTCAGTGGAAAATTCGGACACACAATTCAAACACATAATAGAATCTGCAAATTTCAAAGATTCTGTATCCTTTCACAATGTAGAGAACGGAATATGGGCAATCCAAATTAAAAATGGCAAAGTCGGAATATCGGATATCATTTCGCAAATTGTTAGTTTTAATGGCCGAATTCTGGAGTGCACACATCAAAAGCCTGATCTTTCGAAAATTTATGATAGGATTGTACAATGA
- a CDS encoding ABC transporter permease, protein MSELLLSLKKPLAFAKRDFLISTSYRFDFIFQFLGVLFSILTLYFLSNLFGSKPLESISKYGGDYFSYVIIGFSFSSYLAVSLNGLSKSIREAQTTGTLEALLVTQTEIPTIIISSSIYSFLITSVHVILFLTIGVVFLGIDFSNANYLAAIIIFLLTIISFSSLGIISASFIMIMKRGNPVDWLVTGISWLLGGVYYPVSVLPDWLQKISYMLPITHSLEGMRMALLKGSSIGELTNSVMALGIFSIIMLPISVLSFRMAVRQAKIHGSLTQY, encoded by the coding sequence ATGAGTGAACTCTTATTATCACTTAAAAAACCATTGGCTTTTGCCAAAAGAGATTTTCTAATCTCAACTAGTTACCGTTTTGATTTTATTTTTCAGTTTTTAGGAGTGTTATTTTCAATCTTAACATTATACTTCTTATCAAATTTATTTGGATCGAAACCTCTTGAATCTATTTCAAAATATGGCGGTGATTATTTTTCTTATGTGATCATAGGATTTAGCTTTTCCAGTTACTTAGCCGTTTCATTAAATGGCCTTTCAAAAAGTATCCGGGAAGCCCAAACCACTGGAACTTTGGAAGCGCTCCTGGTAACACAAACTGAAATACCGACAATCATAATTTCATCATCCATTTATAGCTTCTTAATTACATCCGTTCATGTAATACTTTTTTTAACAATTGGTGTTGTTTTTTTAGGTATTGATTTTTCCAATGCAAATTATCTTGCCGCTATAATAATCTTTTTATTGACAATTATTTCATTCAGTAGTCTCGGAATAATCTCAGCTTCATTTATTATGATTATGAAACGTGGCAATCCTGTCGATTGGTTAGTTACAGGAATTTCATGGTTGCTAGGCGGTGTTTATTATCCTGTTTCTGTGTTACCGGATTGGTTACAGAAAATTTCATATATGTTGCCAATTACTCATTCACTGGAAGGGATGCGTATGGCATTATTAAAAGGTAGTTCGATTGGAGAGTTAACGAATAGTGTTATGGCTCTTGGTATATTCTCAATCATTATGCTACCCATAAGCGTATTATCATTTAGAATGGCAGTACGGCAAGCTAAAATACACGGAAGTTTAACACAATATTAA
- a CDS encoding PqqD family protein produces MNNEVKKYQVNSQVVSTELEPTEAVLLHLDNQRYYTLNETGWSIWKHLKNGLALQQITNELQKEFDVDHSKAEESVREIVSELESERLIETQ; encoded by the coding sequence ATGAATAACGAAGTTAAAAAATACCAGGTCAATTCACAAGTCGTATCTACAGAACTCGAACCGACCGAAGCTGTTCTGCTTCATTTAGACAACCAAAGATATTATACTTTAAATGAAACCGGTTGGTCGATTTGGAAACATCTAAAAAATGGATTGGCATTACAACAAATCACCAACGAATTACAAAAAGAATTTGATGTGGATCATTCAAAAGCCGAAGAAAGTGTGCGGGAAATCGTTAGTGAACTTGAATCTGAAAGGCTAATCGAAACTCAATAA
- a CDS encoding methionyl-tRNA formyltransferase, whose protein sequence is MLKVLLISNWYHWRIHALKRIAVSGHQPIGIVIYPSREWTQALPKLVRGLLAYSNKARSLATSFLSPESLEQIKLAHSASRLGASVLEVADINRHDARSHIRQLAPDVILTFAWPRKFGAELLAIPALGCINCHPSLLPRHRGLHPISAAILANDNETGVTFHLMSEVYDSGDMLLQKTTPIAPDETGLSLLNKCGKLATDALPELLDGLASGSLQPIPQDDSLATETPKLAANDAVVNWTLPAAEIEWQTRALYPWFVRRTYHDNEAITFRKCEVAENSISAVPGQILGSSACHLAIATGNDAIIITEPQIDGLTKRQSRRYLRNHVKVGKILQER, encoded by the coding sequence ATGCTCAAAGTCCTGTTGATTTCAAACTGGTACCACTGGCGCATCCATGCACTCAAGCGGATTGCCGTGAGCGGCCACCAGCCGATTGGGATCGTTATCTATCCTTCAAGAGAGTGGACCCAAGCTTTACCGAAACTTGTGCGCGGCTTACTGGCGTACTCAAATAAAGCACGTTCACTTGCGACCAGTTTTTTGTCGCCGGAATCACTTGAGCAAATCAAGCTCGCACACAGTGCAAGCAGGCTCGGAGCGTCTGTACTTGAGGTTGCGGATATCAACCGGCATGACGCTCGGTCACACATTCGCCAGCTTGCCCCAGACGTTATCCTTACTTTTGCCTGGCCCAGAAAATTTGGTGCGGAACTGCTGGCAATCCCGGCGCTCGGCTGCATCAATTGCCACCCCTCTCTCCTGCCCCGCCATCGCGGACTGCACCCCATCTCGGCTGCAATTCTCGCCAACGATAACGAAACGGGCGTGACCTTTCACTTAATGAGTGAAGTGTATGACTCCGGCGACATGCTTCTGCAAAAGACCACGCCGATTGCACCTGATGAAACCGGCCTATCCCTTCTGAACAAATGCGGTAAGCTCGCAACCGACGCTTTGCCAGAGTTACTGGATGGTCTGGCCTCTGGCTCACTGCAGCCAATACCACAGGACGACTCGCTGGCTACGGAAACGCCAAAACTGGCCGCCAATGACGCTGTTGTAAACTGGACCCTGCCCGCCGCGGAAATCGAGTGGCAAACTCGTGCGCTCTACCCTTGGTTTGTACGGCGAACATATCACGACAATGAAGCGATTACCTTTCGAAAATGCGAAGTGGCAGAGAATAGCATTTCTGCTGTGCCCGGCCAGATTCTTGGCAGCTCTGCCTGCCATTTGGCCATTGCAACCGGGAATGACGCCATTATCATCACTGAACCTCAGATCGATGGTTTAACCAAAAGGCAGTCGCGACGCTACCTGCGGAACCATGTAAAAGTGGGCAAAATTCTGCAAGAGCGGTAG
- a CDS encoding nucleotidyltransferase family protein has product MDQKNALDIKELLTQKIDWDYFHRIVALHGVLPIIYTNLKNIAQDSVPVKEMNHLKEQYLANVQRNLILTGELLKIMDLFESNGIEAIPLKGPVFAESVYGSLSLRQFVDLDILVRKKNVLKAKSLLLSNKYNLLKKIEINEEVYLIERNDFEFLKEEGRIRVELHWDIISKIYHFPLDLDKLWENTHKISFAGATVLNLSSEDLFIIHCIHGTKHNWKRLKWICDISKLIEANPEVDLNCILKLAKSIGGERVLSLGLFLANDLLGAQLPDQIKSLLQSNRAVHSLAQQVYKWLFTMSDYGTHKTPLFRIKARERYRDKIVILARNTHWVLTPNEKDRYFLSLPSFLSFLYFVVKPIRLISQYGFGFVFSLKKK; this is encoded by the coding sequence ATGGATCAAAAGAATGCTCTTGACATCAAGGAATTGCTTACTCAAAAGATAGATTGGGACTATTTTCATCGCATAGTAGCGCTACATGGAGTTTTGCCAATCATTTATACTAATTTGAAAAACATTGCTCAAGATTCTGTTCCCGTTAAGGAGATGAATCACCTTAAAGAACAATATTTAGCAAACGTACAACGTAATCTTATTCTGACAGGAGAGTTGCTAAAGATAATGGATTTATTTGAATCAAACGGGATAGAAGCAATTCCTTTGAAAGGACCGGTCTTTGCAGAATCGGTTTACGGAAGTTTATCGCTGAGACAATTTGTTGATTTGGACATATTGGTACGGAAAAAGAATGTGTTAAAAGCCAAAAGCCTTTTACTTTCAAACAAATATAATTTATTAAAAAAAATAGAAATAAATGAAGAGGTTTATCTTATAGAAAGAAATGATTTTGAGTTCTTAAAAGAAGAGGGCCGTATCAGGGTAGAGCTTCACTGGGATATTATATCAAAAATTTACCATTTCCCCCTGGACCTGGATAAGTTATGGGAGAACACGCATAAGATATCATTCGCTGGGGCAACAGTTCTTAACTTGTCGTCTGAGGATTTGTTTATCATCCATTGTATTCATGGGACAAAACATAATTGGAAAAGATTAAAGTGGATCTGTGACATCTCTAAATTAATTGAAGCAAATCCTGAAGTGGATTTGAATTGTATTCTGAAGTTAGCTAAAAGTATTGGTGGCGAAAGGGTGCTTTCACTGGGTCTTTTCCTGGCTAACGACCTTCTTGGCGCTCAATTACCCGATCAAATAAAATCATTATTACAATCAAATCGTGCTGTGCATTCGCTTGCTCAACAGGTTTATAAGTGGTTATTTACAATGTCCGATTATGGTACCCACAAAACCCCCTTGTTCAGGATTAAGGCAAGAGAACGTTATCGTGATAAGATTGTAATTCTAGCTCGCAATACACACTGGGTCTTAACTCCAAATGAAAAAGACCGCTATTTTCTTTCTCTTCCTTCATTCCTTTCATTTCTATATTTTGTAGTGAAACCAATCAGGTTGATCTCTCAATATGGGTTTGGGTTTGTGTTTTCTTTAAAGAAAAAATAA
- a CDS encoding peptidoglycan DD-metalloendopeptidase family protein — protein MIGKTALFILYLSMSLVSNPVNSQTYPFNSHQSVKIVNPKEYEFNCLPIINHATFWQKIGRYRTSSNAIQKINYPLFDWPLINQLHDGLFLFNYVDDDNSNTFADYMGNPHTYNGHQGTDVTLFNFRAMDRGMKIVAAADGTVVETVFSKQDRNTKPPYPDFGNRVIVQHDDGTHAWYVHFRKNSVTVEEGETIEKGDVLGLAGSSGNSTEAHLHFEVGEYINGIWQKRDPWQGTLNTLPSLWQNQEPYVGNDPIRIYDMGVTTRASAGGDENYISFDLFKERLSQPEVFGKDETVIIVWLQVQGQAGDAFTLRVRRSDNSLFDQSSFTLPDKAQRAWYYLDWNFAQNVFPTDYGRWTATISVDVSVKKQVDFEVGENTVFRPRFAPLAGRSFRINEETQRDTLRVSSLGGEVTYSLLNELDFVSLQQDSIVIISATSTQPSRSFYFQAIAMDQAGLKDTMWYHIVDPSKPRTNTVPVELSTFSAKFKDNTVELFWTTLSETNNYGFVVERKSENGSWDKIGFVKGSGTTANLNEYTFLDQNLMPGTTYFYRLKQINSDGSFEYSREIKIDSVPVTITLWQNYPNPFNPITAIRYHIPEDTNVSLQILDLNGKWVSNLIEEKQKTGTYTIEWNAKSLSSGIYFFKLEAGRFTAIKKAVFLK, from the coding sequence TTGATTGGTAAAACAGCCCTCTTCATTTTATACCTCTCGATGAGCCTGGTATCAAATCCGGTTAATAGCCAAACCTATCCTTTTAATTCTCACCAATCCGTAAAAATAGTGAACCCAAAGGAATATGAATTCAACTGCTTGCCAATTATTAACCATGCTACATTTTGGCAAAAAATAGGAAGATACAGAACATCTTCAAATGCAATACAAAAAATTAATTACCCATTATTTGACTGGCCGCTTATTAACCAATTACACGATGGTTTATTTTTGTTCAACTATGTCGATGATGACAATTCAAACACTTTTGCTGATTACATGGGTAATCCTCATACCTACAATGGACACCAAGGGACTGATGTGACCCTTTTCAATTTTCGAGCAATGGATCGTGGCATGAAAATCGTTGCAGCTGCAGATGGGACTGTGGTTGAAACCGTTTTTTCTAAACAAGACCGAAACACCAAACCGCCATATCCCGATTTTGGAAATAGAGTCATTGTTCAACATGATGATGGAACTCATGCCTGGTACGTTCATTTTCGAAAGAATTCTGTTACGGTTGAAGAAGGTGAAACAATTGAAAAAGGTGATGTGCTCGGACTTGCCGGTAGTTCAGGTAATTCAACAGAGGCGCATTTACATTTTGAAGTTGGGGAATACATCAACGGAATTTGGCAGAAGCGTGATCCATGGCAGGGAACCTTAAATACGCTACCAAGTCTTTGGCAGAACCAGGAGCCGTATGTGGGGAATGATCCGATCAGAATTTACGATATGGGGGTAACAACCAGGGCTTCTGCCGGTGGAGATGAAAATTATATTTCTTTTGATCTATTTAAAGAGAGACTGTCTCAACCGGAAGTATTTGGAAAAGATGAAACAGTTATTATCGTTTGGCTACAGGTTCAGGGCCAGGCGGGTGATGCTTTTACATTAAGAGTCCGTCGTTCTGATAATTCGCTGTTTGATCAATCGAGCTTTACGCTTCCGGATAAAGCTCAAAGAGCATGGTATTATTTGGATTGGAATTTCGCGCAAAATGTATTCCCAACCGATTATGGTAGGTGGACAGCCACAATAAGTGTTGATGTATCCGTAAAAAAGCAAGTTGATTTTGAGGTGGGGGAGAATACAGTATTTCGGCCGCGATTTGCACCTCTTGCCGGACGGTCATTTCGCATAAACGAAGAGACACAGCGGGATACGCTTAGAGTTTCATCTCTTGGAGGAGAAGTCACATACTCTTTGTTGAATGAATTGGATTTTGTATCTCTTCAGCAAGATTCGATCGTAATTATCTCTGCCACATCAACCCAACCTAGCAGATCATTCTATTTCCAAGCTATTGCAATGGATCAAGCAGGTTTAAAAGACACAATGTGGTACCACATTGTTGATCCTAGCAAACCGCGAACCAATACTGTGCCTGTGGAGTTAAGCACATTTTCAGCAAAATTCAAAGATAATACAGTAGAATTATTTTGGACTACTTTGTCCGAGACAAACAATTATGGATTTGTTGTTGAACGAAAAAGTGAAAATGGATCCTGGGACAAAATAGGATTTGTAAAGGGGAGTGGAACGACTGCAAACCTAAACGAATATACTTTTCTGGATCAAAACCTAATGCCAGGTACTACCTATTTCTACCGTTTAAAACAAATTAACAGTGATGGTTCTTTCGAATATTCTCGTGAAATAAAAATTGATTCTGTACCAGTTACAATTACGCTTTGGCAAAATTATCCGAATCCGTTTAATCCGATTACAGCAATTCGATACCATATTCCGGAAGACACAAATGTGAGTTTGCAGATTTTAGATCTCAATGGAAAATGGGTGTCTAATCTTATTGAAGAAAAGCAGAAGACCGGAACCTACACCATCGAGTGGAATGCAAAATCCTTAAGCTCGGGAATATATTTTTTTAAATTAGAAGCCGGTAGATTTACTGCGATAAAAAAAGCAGTGTTTTTAAAGTAA
- a CDS encoding M55 family metallopeptidase, which produces MIRKLSTASFILLFTFLCSIVSAQEKPLKIFISVDMEGIGGIGTAKMTRGNGKDYSIGRRLMTDEVNIVVKAIFEHGPADILVNDSHGDMQNLYHTELDERVTYIQGNLKPLGMVQGLEESFDGVIFIGYHSKAGDPNGFLAHTGSGSVKGLWLNDIEVGEGGLNAAFAGELGVPVILACGDLDLTKELKQLLGTNTVSTKEAITPQVAKLVHPKVVHKRLTFATKEALRNLDQARPYDIGTPVRIKMKLASTMHVDILQAIPGMGKGENGFTVTYTAKNMNEAYKLIRLMYKYISY; this is translated from the coding sequence ATGATTCGGAAATTATCAACTGCCTCATTTATTCTTTTATTCACTTTCTTATGCAGTATTGTGTCAGCCCAGGAAAAACCACTCAAAATATTTATTTCTGTAGATATGGAGGGAATTGGTGGTATAGGAACCGCAAAGATGACTCGTGGAAATGGCAAGGATTATTCAATTGGGCGCAGGCTAATGACCGACGAAGTAAATATTGTAGTAAAAGCTATTTTTGAGCATGGCCCTGCTGATATTCTTGTGAATGATTCCCATGGTGATATGCAGAATTTATATCATACTGAATTGGATGAAAGAGTCACATATATCCAGGGGAATCTCAAACCATTAGGGATGGTACAGGGTTTGGAAGAAAGTTTTGATGGGGTAATATTTATTGGCTACCACTCAAAAGCTGGCGATCCCAACGGATTCCTGGCCCATACCGGTTCGGGATCGGTGAAGGGACTATGGCTGAATGATATTGAAGTAGGGGAGGGCGGCTTAAATGCTGCATTTGCCGGGGAGCTTGGAGTACCTGTGATTTTGGCTTGCGGAGATTTGGATTTAACCAAGGAATTAAAGCAATTGCTTGGAACAAATACTGTGAGTACGAAAGAGGCTATTACTCCACAGGTGGCAAAACTGGTTCACCCCAAAGTTGTACATAAACGCCTGACATTTGCAACGAAGGAGGCTTTGCGAAACCTGGATCAGGCAAGGCCTTATGATATCGGAACTCCTGTGCGAATCAAAATGAAGTTGGCCTCAACAATGCATGTAGATATTTTGCAAGCTATTCCGGGAATGGGAAAAGGTGAGAATGGGTTTACGGTTACTTATACGGCTAAGAATATGAACGAGGCCTATAAACTAATACGACTAATGTATAAATATATTAGTTATTGA